Below is a genomic region from Medicago truncatula cultivar Jemalong A17 chromosome 3, MtrunA17r5.0-ANR, whole genome shotgun sequence.
AAGGCATGTCCGGTGTTTGACACCGACATacatgattacattcaattagttccattttttaaaataattatcagTGCTTACGTGTTAGTGTCATGTCTGGTGTAGGTCTCTGTGTCAGTGCATCATAGCTGTTTAGTGCTTTAATTTCTCTTCAAGAGGAATACTTTGTGGCTTTTTCCTgttattttctataaaataaaaaaaataaaaataacagtgTTACGGTTTAGAATGGAAATAACATCTTTTATGGCTTCTGATGATCATGCAGGCACTTGCACTTAAAAGGGCTTTGGAAGCAAAGGGCCTCTCTTCAAATATCTATGTTGGGATGCGGTACTGGTACCCATTCACTGAAGAAGCAATTCAACAAGTAAGTcctatatattttatattattttcatcataCACATGTTACCATTTATTTAAGTTATTGATACAGGTGactattcatttttaaattatttattgtgAGCTCCATTTTGTCACCTTAAATTTGGGTTTATTGTTAAAAGCTTGTCTTGTGTGATAGATTAAGAAGGATGGAATAACAAGGCTCGTGGTGTTACCCCTTTATCCCCAGTTTTCTATATCCACTACTGGGTCAAGCATCAGTGTTCTGGAGCAAACGTTCAGGTACTATGTAGTGGCACTTCGTGAATACCTTTGCAtgatttagagattttttttttttttgaagaagcagtTTAGACATTATTATTAActgatattatttaattttcagGGAAGATGCTTATTTGTCTAGGCTTCCTGTTTCCATTATAAACTCTTGGTATCAAAGGGAAGGTTATATCAAGTCAATGGCTGACTTAATTGAGAAAGAACTCGAGAGCTTTTCTGAGCCAAAGGAAGTGAGTTTTATTCTTGTATTGAATACGTTTTCTTTAAAACTCAGTATCCGGCCCAAGAACCGATTATTCCGAGGGGTCCAATCCCACCATCCACTTGTATTGAATACGTTGAACATGGTTATTGTAACCTACGATTTTTTTTCCGAACCTGTTAGTAGGGCTTACAAAATTTGAAGGTTATATGATGTATTTTACTCCAATCTGAACCGTGGCataccaatttttttctttctatttgtcAGGCAATGATATTTTTTAGTGCCCATGGTGTTCCTGTCAGTTATGTTGAGAATGCTGGGGATCCATACCGAGATCAAATGGAGGAGTGCATCTTCTTGATCATGCAGGAATTGAAGGCTAGAGGAATTAGTAATGAGCACACTCTTGCTTATCAGGTTTGTTTTGAACTCTTTCAACTTGCTTTTCTACCATCTTCTGATTTGAGCTTGAGCAGAGCAGGAGATGTACCGTTCAATTAATAGCTGGTTTGTATTCTTTCTTTCCTCGGGTTATCTTTTCCCTGTATCTGACATTTTTATTGGATGGATTGCCAGAGTCGAGTGGGCCCTGTACAGTGGTTGAAACCATATACAGATGAAGTTCTAGTTGAGCTTGGCCAGAAAGGTGTGAAGAGTCTTTTAGCTGTTCCAGTGAGGTACACTATCATTAGCCTTTTACTACGATAGCTTATTGGCTTAAAATAAGTAGCCTTTTGTAGATTTAAAAGTCTCTTCTTCTATCTCAGCTTTGTGAGTGAGCACATAGAGACTCTTGAAGAAATTGACATGGAGTACAGGGAATTGGCTCTTGAATCTGGCATCAAGAATTGGGCACGTGTCCCGGCTCTTGGTCTCACCCCTTCCTTCATCATGGATCTTGCAGATGCGGTGATAGAAGCTCTACCATCGGCAGCAGCAATAAATGCCCCTACCAGCACCTCTGAAGATATGGATAAAGACCCAGTTAAATACTTCGCCAAGATgttttttggttcaattttggCTTTCCTCTTGTTTTTCTCGCCCAAAATGATTACTGCGTTCAGGAATCATGTCATTTAGAAGAATACCACCTGAATTTGATTTCATAGATGTTAAAGCAattgataagaaatttgtatacttcatatttttttccttggtttTACTCCTTTCCGGATATAATACATACGTCACAGAGATATAAAGCAGAAGTGATTGTTGTACTTGATAAAAATGAGAACTTGAATGTCAGCTTGGAAATATTCACATAAAGAACGACCCAGACAGTTTACCACTTGTACTCATCTATACAACTAATAAATTACAACTTTATGTTCTTCTTGCAAAGATTTTAGTACAATGACAGTATGTATGTATGTTGTAAGTTCGCTAGCGCATATATATGCATAGGAACATGTATTTGTTTATAGGGCGCTTTGAAAAAGACGTGGCTCTACATAGAGGGTGAACCTATATTTCAAGGGAACAATTGGACAATGTGCCAACTTTTATCCTAATAGGGTGTGTTTACACCTATAGAATTTACTTTGGGTAGAAACATCTATTGATATTATATGACCAAAGTACTTCTtatgatatttgaataattttcaCTTAATTTTGGGGCTAAGTCAAGTCTAATACCTAAATTTCAACATATTTCAATGTATTTGTCTATGCTCCAATGTCCCCAACTTTTAagattgaattaaattaatcctAAACTCAAAGGGAGGAAACCATAAGAAAAAGTTCAAGACACAAGGAAATAACACGATGCTAACAAAATTGAGACTAAATAGAACTACCATGAAAACGGCGGAAATGTTCATtcgtttttttaattcaaattgcCAAAAGCAAGAGGAAGATAAACACAGTAGTATCATATGGTAAAAGAGAGATGATCCAGAAGCAAAGAAGATACGTATTTTGTAAtgcataaaaatttgaaaaccaaTCAAACAAGTGATTTAAGACTGCACCAATAATCAATGGCGTTGCCAGGACCCTGGACCAGGGGGTTCAAGCGACGAAtctaaatgtattttttttgtggtggtcggagtttgaaccccgaactttgcatatattatgcattgtctctaccaactgatttaaaattgtaatccttctaaaaaaaattgtaatcaaaattaaaaacatattatacaatttttcattatgtggtttatcgatttttttttggtccaaAATGCGGTTTATCAACCTATTATATTCATGTTATCAAACACATCTCTCAGTCATGAGATAATAATCGGTCATCCATTGcctccatatttttttttggtggtgtaatACATCCCATTGCCTCCATTTGATTACGCAACATAGTCTTCACAatcttcataatataaaaatGATCATGGCTAACTTCAAAAGTTGttatattaacatttaaattttgtaaatttcttaCACTACCGTAAATTCTAATATTTACCATTTGACATTAGAAAAGTAATATCATCAATCACCAATAATATAGAGAAGTAATATCATCAATactttagaaaagaaaaagttttttaacAAGGTAATAAAAATGAGATTggtataagattttttttatgaaatatgagTTATAAATAACACTTGCGTGCATCAACCAATATGATTCGTATGGGCTTAGTGGTATATCTTGTTAAATTCGATAGCAGGAGATTCATTCttggtattttagtaaataattattataatataataataagaagaaggTAAATATAGTCAACAAGAAAAGCTGAATTGCATCGGTAATAACTAATGATGGGCTCCGGCAAGCCAGCACATAAATAAATCCAATAGAAAAAAGATGTGTGTCTAAATCTACGAACAAATTTCAAAGTCAGATGCATAGGAGGTGCAAAATAGAAAACTGAGGGGattcaacataaaaatataatagcaTAGTAGTGCAAAATTATAAATGTGAGGAGGTGCATGTGCATCCCCTGAGGTGAacgtggctccgccactgccaATAATACctaacattgtttttttttttttttgacgaaacACATAATGACATGTTGATTTTCCAGATTCCAAATATTTTACAGCTATGATTTGGTTCGGATTAAGAAAATAAGCTCCTGCTATCATGTGATTTCACACAGAGCTCTATTGGGATCTCCTGAAATATGTAAAAGTCGGTGCTAAACTTTTaccttttgtttcaattttttgcaaaatcagaCGGTTGCCACCGAGTTATACATATATAATCCTTCTtacattttcaaaaaacataGGTCTATGTAAGTATTCTGTGTTCATTTTAGTAATGCCTTTTAACATTTATTCCACGGTTGCACCATATTCTGCAAATGGCATATGGAACTTCGCAGCTCATTTCAGGTAAATTCTTTTCTTTTGCAATGAAAGATACGGAGATCAAACCATACAACTTGGATAAATATAATTATCAACGAAAATGCTAGTCCAACACTGTGGATTCAGTACTGTTAGCTCCTATTCAACCTTTCGGAAAATATTCAAGTACCAAAATAAGTTTGTTTTCATCTAGACACTCCAATGCGATATAGATTATAGAAAAAAAGACCTAAAGGTGAAAATGgaggagaaaaaaaagaagaaaaaccagAAAATTAGAGAAGACAACAATATTTtgtgaataaaataaaacagtTAAGATACTTTTATACATTAAACTGAAGCATACACTACAAATATATAGAGTCAAGCCATAAGCTTGCTTGTAAGACTGAACATAAAATCTGCACTAAATCTACTCTTAAGCACTAGTCATCATTACCTAAGTTCATTAGACATCATTACCTTGGGACTGTTTTACTTACTAAATAAGCAACAATCTAATTATGACACTTATACATAAACAAGTAACACTTTAATTATGACAGAAAACAGCAgtagaaaataattaacaaaagagaaaaatatcaatCTCCAACACTCATCCTtgatatttttcttgaaaaaactcCAAGCATTGACCCCGTCTCTTCAACATTCATCTGATAAAACTTCATTggccaattttttttggtttgttgcATCGGTAACACAATTTCAGTTGATGATTGGGTGATCCGTTCTTGCTTCTTTGAATTCCAACCAGACACAAcacaaccaaataaaaaaacacaatcagAAGCAGTCTTGACATCGTCGCTTTCTGCATAAACTAGGAGGTCTCCACTTTCATTTTGAAACACACACAAGTCATAGATAAAGGCATCAACAACATTACAATCAACATCCTTTTCTATAATCTTTTTCTCCTTGCTTGTAAGAAGGAACATAAAATCTACACTAAATCTACTATTAAGCACTAGTCATCATTACCTAAGAACAATAAACATCATTACCTTGGGACTGTTTTACTTACTAAATAAGCAACAATCTAATTATGACACTTATACATAAACATGCAACATTTTAATTATGACAGAAAACAGCAgtagaaaataattaacaaaacataaaaatatcaatctCCAACACTCATCCTtgatatttttcttgaaaaaactcCAAGCATTGACCTCATCTCTTCAACATTCATCTGATAAAACTTCATTggccaattttttttggtttgttgcATCGGTGTAACACAATCAACTTTAGTTGATGATTGGGTGATCCGTTCTTCCTTCTTTGAATTCTATCCATATACAACACAACCAAATGAAAAAACACAATCAGAAGCAGTCTTGACATCATCACTTTCTGCATAAACTAGGAGATCTCCACTTTCATTTTGGAAAACACACAAGTCATAAACAGAGGCATCAACAACATTACAATCAATATCATTTTCTATAATCTTTTTATCCTTCTTGCTTGTAAGAAGGAACATAAAATCTACACTAAATCTACTCTTAAGCACTAGTCATCATTACCTAAGAACAATAGACATCATTAACTTGGGATTGTTTTACTTACTAAATAAGCAACAATCTAATTATGACATTTATACATAAACAAGCAACACTTTAATTATGACAGAAAACAGCAgtagaaaataattaacaaaacagaaaaatatcaATCTCCAACACTCATCCTtgatatttttcttgaaaaaactcCAAGCATTGACCTCATCTCTTCAACCTTCATCTGATAAAACTTCATTGGCCAAGTTTTTTTGATTTGTTGCATTGGTAACACACTCAACTTTAGTTGAAGATTGGGTGATCCGTTCTTGCTTCTTTGAATTCCAACCAGACACAACACAACCAAATGAAAAAACACAATCAGAAGCAATCTTGACATCGTCGCTATCTACATAAACTAGGAGGTCTCCACTTTCATCTTGAAAAACACAAGTCATAAACAGAGGCATCAACAACATTACAATCAACATCCTTTTCTATAATCTTTTTCTCCTTATGCATGGTAGCTTTACAACCCTCAAAATTAGCAGCTTCAGTATACCTTGCAGTCTCCAACATAGCAATATTACATCTAGCATAATTGCCATCCAAAGTTCCCTTTTTTTGAGCAGAAAAATTTGCTTCAACTTTACTAACACACAAGGATGTTTGCTTCCACTCTACTGGAAAGCTTTTGCCTCACATTTCAACAATCATCAATTTAGATCTAGAAGGATAAAAAATAGTGCATTTCATATCCTTAAAATGCAAAGAATATTTTTTCTCCATCATTTGCCCAACACTCAAAAGACTTTAATTTATCTCAGGCACAAATAAAacatctaaaatatattttatacctGAGAGAGTTTCAACACCACAATTCCTTTGCCTTTGACCTCAACATGTTGTTCATTGTCAATGACAACTTTGGAGTAAAATGATTCAtcaagttctttaaaaaaaaactaacattgtTAGTCATACGATTGGTGCATCCACTATCTATTAGCCATGTTTCTTTGCTACTACATGCTAAACAGCAAAAAGCCTTAAACAATTGCTCCTCATCTTCTTGGTGCTACTCAAGAACTCGGGCTTGTTGTTCCTActggtttgttttgtttttgcaaaCTTTCTCCAAATGACAAAGTTGGTTACAAGCTCTACATTAAACTTGTGGCATGTACCAATAAAACTTGTCTAAATGAGTATCTTTTTTGCAATGTGGACAGGGTGGAAACTTCTTTTTCCCAAAAATTTTAAAGCTTTGATTTTTGCCTTTGTTGCCGGCCAAAAAGGCACCTTCAACAATTTCTTTCATCCTTAAAGATCTTCTTTGTTCAGAAGCTTGCAAAGCATTAACAAGCTCTGCAACTGTGATTTCagaaaaattcttattttcttcAAGAGATGAAATTTTTGCTTCAAACATCTCTGAAAGACACACCAGTATTTTTTCCACAACTCTTTGATCACTGAGATCTTCTCCCAACAATCTAATTTGTGTAACAACTTTAGAAATTCTGTCAGAAAACTCTCTAACAGATTCTTTCATTTTTAGTGCTTCAAACACTCTTCTCAAGTTCAgcactttcattttctttgttctttcacTTCCTTGATACTCCTCCTTCAGCTTGTTCCAAGCTTCATCATGTAGAGCTGCATGTATTATGGCAAGAGCGCTACCTTTTTTTTCCACTTCATCACTGTGATTTCTTGTTTGAGCTAATGTTGGGTTGTTCGGGAGAGGTGGTGGGTCACTGCCCTTTTCAACCACATCCCATAAACTGAGCCCTGAAATAAGTCTTCATTTTTACAGCCCACAAATCATAGTTTTTACCTAAAAACACAAGAGGTGGAGGTAAAGAACCACTATTAGAAGCCATTGCTGGtgcttaagttttttttaaaaggttttgTGAAGGTTTTCTTTGATTGGGTGATCCGTTCTTGCTTCTTTGAATTCCAACCGGACACAACACAACCAAATGAAAAAACACAATCAGATGCAGTCTAGACATCGTCGCTTTCTGCATAATCTAGGAggtcttcattttcattttgaaaaacaCAAGTCATAAACAGAGGCATCAACAACATTACAATCAACATCCTTTTCTATAATCTTTTTCTCCTTCTTGCTTGTAAGGAACATAAAATCTACACTAAATCTACTCTTAAGCACTAGTCATCATTACCTAAGAACAATAGACATCATTACCTAGGGACTGTTTTACTTACTAAATAAGCAACAATCTAATTATGACACTTATACATAAACAAGCAACACTTAAATTATGGCAGAAAACGgcagtaaaaaataattaacaaaacagaaaaatatcaATCTCCAACATAGATGTTGCTATAAAAATgggaggaaaaaaattaaaaccacaTCCCAAAGGACCATAATAACcatcacaaaagaaaaatcaactCTTGGGTGACACTTTAGCAACACTGCCCTGTGGAACAGCCTGTGCAGTTGCTCCATCGCTAGCATACGCTGGAGCCTGAGCATAACTGCCACCATAAGAACTATTCCCATATGACGGTGGAGTCTGGCCATAGCCAGGCTGGCCACCTTGAGGAGCACCATATGATTGCGGACCATACCCTGGTTGCACTGGTGCTCTCTGAGTGCCCAACTCTGGCTGAGCATATCCAGAAGGCGGGGCCTGGCTAGAGGGATATGCTGAATGACCATAGCCTCCTGCTGTGCTAGGTGACTGTGATTGACCATAAACAGGTGGATTTGCACTTGGCTTCTGAGAGGGAGGAGCACCATAACTAGGTCCATAACCAGACTGTGGTTGACTTCCATAGGCCGCTTGGGTGGTAGGGGCTACCGCATAACCTGGTTGAGGAGTTTCTGGTTGGTTGG
It encodes:
- the LOC11429865 gene encoding ferrochelatase-2, chloroplastic; the encoded protein is MNALSHSSLLPNRYPQSLHRRRFSLSCSDIQNLTRVTCYSDCNKSTSQASLFLCPGSTNTRIGSRNLVSRSFYSADASTYNGLTVQSPTHAAQEKVGVLLLNLGGPETLDDVQPFLFNLFADPDIIRLPRLFRFLQQPLAKLISTLRAPKSKEAYASIGGGSPLRKITDDQALALKRALEAKGLSSNIYVGMRYWYPFTEEAIQQIKKDGITRLVVLPLYPQFSISTTGSSISVLEQTFREDAYLSRLPVSIINSWYQREGYIKSMADLIEKELESFSEPKEAMIFFSAHGVPVSYVENAGDPYRDQMEECIFLIMQELKARGISNEHTLAYQSRVGPVQWLKPYTDEVLVELGQKGVKSLLAVPVSFVSEHIETLEEIDMEYRELALESGIKNWARVPALGLTPSFIMDLADAVIEALPSAAAINAPTSTSEDMDKDPVKYFAKMFFGSILAFLLFFSPKMITAFRNHVI